One Pithys albifrons albifrons isolate INPA30051 chromosome 17, PitAlb_v1, whole genome shotgun sequence genomic window carries:
- the SERPIND1 gene encoding heparin cofactor 2 — MKFLLQLLALALIITSTFCGIKDFVEHFESLKGAQPHENGTYDMPNLPLEFHRENTITNDLIPEEEEEEDYIDLDKILSEDDYSDVIDAGPYMVSEVQQGNILELFQGKTRIQRLNILNANFGFNLYRSVADKANSSDNIIMAPVGISTAMAMISLGLKAQTQQEVLSVLGFQEFINASTKYELMTVHNLFRKLTHRLFRRNFGYTLRSVNDIYIQKDFSVLNDFRNNMKTYYFADAQPADFSDPNFITKTNERILKLTKGLIKEALVSVSPATLMMILNCIYFKGTWENKFPVEMTMKRSFRLNEKQTVKVPMMQTKGNFLAAADPELDCGVIQLPFVGNISMLVVLPHKLSGMKALEKQITPQVVEKWQKSMTNRTREVVLPKFKLERSYGLIGYLRSMGIEELFNGKGDYSGISEEKITIDRFSHQGTITVNEEGTEAAAVTTVGFMPLSTQTRFIVDRPFLFLIYEHRTSCLLFMGRVANPAQS; from the exons ATGAAGTTCCTACTTCAGTTGCTTGCCCTTGCTCTCATCATAACCTCCACATTTTGTGGCATCAAGGACTTTGTTGAGCATTTTGAAAGCCTTAAAGGTGCACAGCCACATGAAAACGGGACTTATGACATGCCAAACCTACCCTTGGAGTTCCACAGAGAAAACACCATCACCAACGACTTGAttcctgaggaggaggaggaggaggactaTATAGACCTCGACAAGATACTGAGTGAAGATGACTACAGTGATGTTATTGATGCTGGCCCATACATGGTTTCTGAAGTTCAGCAAGGAAATATTCTGGAACTATTCCAAGGCAAAACCCGAATCCAGCGCCTCAATATCCTCAACGCAAACTTTGGCTTCAACCTTTACCGCAGCGTGGCAGACAAGGCCAACTCCTCAGATAACATCATCATGGCCCCTGTTGGTATCTCCACTGCCATGGCTATGATTTCCCTGGGCCTGAAGGCTCAGACTCAGCAGGAAGTGTTGTCTGTCCTTGGCTTTCAGGAGTTCATTAATGCCAGCACCAAATACGAGCTCATGACTGTTCACAATCTGTTCCGCAAACTCACCCACCGGCTCTTCAGGCGCAATTTCGGTTACACGCTGAGGTCTGTCAATGACATTTACATTCAGAAGGACTTCTCTGTTCTGAATGATTTCAGAAACAATATGAAAACTTACTACTTTGCTGATGCCCAACCAGCTGATTTCTCAGACCCCAACTTCATAACCAAAACCAACGAGCGCATCCTGAAGCTGACCAAGGGATTAATAAAGGAAGCTCTTGTGAGTGTAAGCCCTGCAACGCTGATGATGATTCTTAACTGTATCTACTTCAAAG GAACTTGGGAGAATAAGTTCCCCGTGGAAATGACAATGAAGAGGAGCTTCCGCCTGAACGAGAAGCAGACGGTGAAGGTGCCCATGATGCAGACCAAGGGCAACTTCCTGGCAGCTGCAGACCCCGAGCTGGACTGTGGTGTGATCCAGCTCCCCTTCGTGGGCAACATCAGCATGCTCGTTGTGCTGCCACACAAACTGTCTGGCATGAAAGCCCTGGAAAAGCAGATAACACCCCAAGTGGTGGAAAAGTGGCAGAAGAGCATGACAAACAG AACAAGAGAGGTGGTTCTGCCTAAATTTAAGCTGGAGAGGAGCTATGGCTTGATTGGTTATCTGAGATCCATGGGAATAGAAGAACTGTTCAATGGAAAAGGCGACTACTCTGGTATATCAGAAGAGAAGATCACCATTGACAGG TTCAGCCACCAAGGCACGATCACAGTGAACGAGGAGGGCACGGAGGCCGCGGCCGTCACCACCGTGGGGTTCATGCCCCTCTCCACCCAGACGCGCTTCATCGTCGACcgccccttcctcttcctcatctACGAGCACAGGACCAGCTGCCTGCTGTTCATGGGCAGAGTGGCCAACCCTGCCCAGTCCtag